One Peribacillus simplex NBRC 15720 = DSM 1321 genomic region harbors:
- the sdaAB gene encoding L-serine ammonia-lyase, iron-sulfur-dependent subunit beta translates to MKFRSVFDIIGPVMIGPSSSHTAGAARIGRVARNLFDREPKWAHISFYGSFAKTYKGHGTDVAIVGGLLDFDTFDERIKESLEIARKKKMKITFREEEAVPEHPNTAKITVGDDDGELELVGISIGGGKIEIVELNGFKLRLSGHNPAILVVHDDRFGAIANVSNIFAKHQINIGQMEVSRKEKGKMALMTIEVDHNLEDHVIAEITALPNITQVARIVD, encoded by the coding sequence ATGAAATTTAGAAGTGTATTCGATATAATTGGTCCTGTTATGATCGGCCCCTCTAGTTCCCATACAGCAGGAGCTGCAAGGATCGGTAGGGTTGCCAGGAATCTATTCGACCGGGAACCAAAATGGGCCCATATTTCTTTTTACGGATCGTTTGCCAAAACCTATAAAGGCCATGGAACGGATGTAGCCATTGTAGGAGGCTTACTTGATTTTGATACATTTGATGAGAGAATTAAAGAATCGCTGGAAATAGCCCGCAAAAAGAAAATGAAAATTACTTTTCGAGAAGAAGAAGCCGTACCGGAACATCCCAATACAGCAAAAATAACAGTTGGTGATGATGATGGTGAACTGGAACTTGTCGGAATATCGATTGGCGGGGGAAAGATCGAAATCGTCGAACTGAACGGGTTTAAATTGAGGCTCTCCGGGCACAACCCTGCCATACTCGTCGTTCATGATGATCGATTTGGAGCCATTGCCAATGTTTCTAACATATTTGCCAAGCATCAAATCAATATTGGCCAGATGGAAGTCTCCCGAAAAGAGAAAGGGAAGATGGCCTTGATGACGATTGAAGTGGACCATAACTTGGAGGATCACGTCATCGCTGAAATTACAGCACTCCCGAACATCACTCAAGTAGCAAGGATTGTGGATTGA